In a genomic window of Sporosarcina trichiuri:
- the thiI gene encoding tRNA uracil 4-sulfurtransferase ThiI, with protein MIWSELLIRYGEMSLKGRNRKVFIQKLSENIRRALRGLETVKLKAERDRMFIYASPEELEQAVHLLKDVAGIQSYSPIAQCESTVESIRSTALGVFEHEETLGRTFKVEVKRTDKSFPLVTGELQKEIGGTILRAHPDLKVDVRKPDILLHIDIRETGAFLSARIYKGAAGMPVGSNGRSLLMLSGGIDSPAAGYLMMKRGVMVEAIHFASPPYTSEKAQAKVEELARKLSVYGGSIKLHIIPFTEIQQAIVKQVPENVSITSTRRLMLRIADQVRQEIGALAIVTGESLGQVASQTLESFTAINAVTNTPILRPLIATDKLEIIDIAKKIGTYETSIQPYEDCCTIFTPASPKTKPRLDKVEYYESFIDFAPLIEEAVKNRQIIECTSESNPDGDFSDLL; from the coding sequence ATGATATGGAGTGAACTTCTCATTCGCTACGGCGAGATGTCGCTGAAAGGCCGGAACCGGAAAGTGTTTATCCAGAAACTGAGTGAAAATATACGGAGAGCGCTTCGAGGGCTTGAAACGGTCAAGTTGAAAGCGGAACGGGACAGGATGTTCATCTACGCCTCTCCCGAAGAGCTCGAACAGGCAGTCCATCTGCTGAAAGACGTTGCGGGCATCCAATCGTACAGTCCGATAGCGCAATGTGAATCGACGGTCGAGTCGATACGAAGCACTGCGCTGGGTGTATTCGAGCATGAGGAGACTTTGGGGAGAACGTTCAAGGTCGAAGTGAAACGAACGGACAAGTCATTTCCGCTCGTCACGGGAGAATTGCAGAAGGAGATCGGCGGCACAATTCTCCGCGCGCATCCCGATCTGAAAGTGGACGTCCGCAAACCGGATATCCTTCTCCATATCGACATCCGGGAAACCGGTGCGTTCCTCTCCGCACGCATATACAAAGGCGCGGCCGGTATGCCTGTCGGTTCGAACGGCCGGTCCCTGCTCATGCTGTCTGGCGGCATCGACAGTCCGGCTGCCGGCTATTTGATGATGAAACGCGGCGTCATGGTGGAGGCGATCCATTTCGCAAGCCCTCCTTATACAAGTGAGAAGGCTCAGGCGAAAGTGGAGGAGCTCGCCAGGAAGCTGAGTGTCTACGGCGGCAGCATAAAGCTGCATATCATTCCATTCACAGAAATCCAGCAGGCCATCGTCAAGCAAGTGCCCGAAAACGTCTCGATCACATCCACACGCCGTCTCATGCTGCGGATTGCTGACCAAGTGAGACAGGAGATCGGCGCATTGGCCATCGTCACGGGGGAAAGCCTCGGCCAAGTGGCAAGCCAGACGCTGGAGAGCTTCACGGCAATCAATGCCGTAACGAATACACCGATCCTCCGTCCGCTGATTGCTACAGATAAACTGGAGATCATCGATATCGCCAAAAAGATCGGCACCTATGAAACGTCCATCCAGCCATATGAAGACTGCTGCACCATCTTCACACCTGCCAGCCCGAAAACGAAACCGAGACTGGACAAGGTGGAGTATTATGAAAGCTTCATCGATTTCGCGCCGCTGATCGAAGAAGCCGTAAAGAACAGGCAGATCATCGAGTGTACGAGTGAAAGCAACCCAGATGGCGACTTCTCCGACTTGCTGTAG
- the rpsD gene encoding 30S ribosomal protein S4, whose protein sequence is MARYTGPSWKQSRRLGISLTGTGKEIEKRPYAPGQHGPNQRKKLSEYGLQQQEKQKLRFMYGVNERQFRTLFNKAGKMQGIHGENFMILLETRLDNVVYRMGLARTRRAARQLVNHGHVLVDGKRVDIPSYSVKPGQEISLREKSQNLDVINESIEVNNYVPEFVSFNPDTKVGTFVRLPERSELSAEINEALIVEFYSR, encoded by the coding sequence ATGGCTCGTTATACAGGTCCATCTTGGAAACAATCCCGCCGTCTTGGTATTTCCCTGACAGGCACAGGAAAAGAAATCGAAAAGCGTCCATACGCTCCGGGTCAGCACGGTCCGAACCAGCGTAAAAAGCTTTCTGAATACGGTCTTCAGCAACAGGAAAAACAAAAGCTCCGTTTCATGTACGGTGTCAATGAGCGCCAGTTCCGCACATTGTTCAACAAAGCCGGCAAAATGCAAGGTATCCACGGTGAAAACTTCATGATCCTTCTTGAAACTCGCCTGGACAACGTTGTTTACCGCATGGGTCTTGCACGCACACGCCGTGCAGCTCGCCAGCTTGTCAACCACGGACACGTCCTCGTTGACGGCAAGCGCGTAGACATCCCGTCTTACAGCGTTAAACCAGGTCAGGAAATTTCACTTCGTGAAAAGTCCCAGAACCTTGATGTGATCAACGAATCCATCGAAGTGAACAACTACGTTCCAGAATTCGTATCGTTCAACCCGGACACGAAAGTCGGTACATTCGTACGTCTTCCTGAGCGCAGCGAATTGTCTGCAGAGATCAACGAAGCTCTTATCGTTGAATTCTACTCTCGTTAA
- a CDS encoding sensor domain-containing diguanylate cyclase, with translation MQTNEQLYGSLKSDLLGLLIDVLKHSAYAESFRKLEDVFSHHFNIPKLDLYLYEDNQFQSASACCDGRPAALEDKSGEQTAPVIAGSLIQHDEPSDFPDDTLMIRNGKREPVAMVLMKSTAAWDRFVMSACYKEFQLLLGEMIDIVKESKASGRREQNHLDLLNATKQFNSTMKMPVIYEELVRTAASNLAPFAVELIVSHEEHASSSFCRLFDYTNEEPATIDAFLSGELRIGRKRGSHPTYLNAPVKGMQGTYGVLQITATPGYTFSSAQEDFVRNICESAGHAIENSSLYNQSHRLIRDLQLVNEVSKKLTGRLTFMEMKTYLAEQLNAAFEPEEMAFVYYDRRKEPVLLDTTTDYFLTAAGSRYLEYAEKRLAAEQDAVFIADLQPGDIDGFSPYRALIIAPIIISEAVAGYTVLMHTETYHFSFDDFKLVKAIMSHSSLALSNLILRDKLQELANKDQLTDLYARGYLDRHMSESFTDGVGGAFLLIDVDDFKKVNDSHGHAVGDRVLIQTAEVLQAAIPDSAIAGRWGGEEFAVFLPGADLKDGKETAERLLVKMPACTDPSVTISIGVSVWKPSASRETYQQLFQNTDEALYAAKTGGKNRIVINEQILAE, from the coding sequence ATGCAAACAAATGAGCAGCTATACGGGTCATTGAAGAGTGATCTGCTGGGTCTGCTGATAGATGTCCTGAAACACTCAGCATACGCAGAGAGCTTCCGTAAATTGGAAGACGTCTTCTCGCATCATTTTAACATACCGAAACTCGATCTGTACCTATATGAAGACAATCAGTTTCAGTCCGCCTCTGCGTGCTGTGACGGCCGGCCGGCTGCCCTGGAGGACAAGTCCGGGGAACAGACTGCACCGGTCATCGCCGGATCGCTGATCCAACATGATGAGCCATCCGATTTCCCGGATGACACGCTGATGATCCGGAACGGGAAGCGTGAACCGGTCGCAATGGTGCTCATGAAATCCACCGCGGCATGGGATAGGTTCGTCATGTCCGCTTGCTATAAAGAGTTCCAGCTGCTGCTCGGTGAAATGATCGATATCGTCAAGGAGAGCAAAGCGTCCGGCAGAAGGGAGCAGAACCATCTCGACCTGCTGAACGCGACGAAGCAGTTCAACTCGACGATGAAAATGCCGGTCATCTATGAGGAACTCGTCAGGACAGCAGCTTCCAACCTGGCGCCGTTTGCTGTCGAACTGATCGTCTCTCATGAAGAACATGCTTCCTCCTCCTTCTGCCGGCTGTTCGACTATACGAATGAGGAGCCGGCCACGATTGACGCTTTCCTTTCGGGAGAACTCCGGATCGGCAGGAAGAGGGGCAGCCATCCAACCTATCTGAACGCACCGGTGAAAGGCATGCAGGGGACATACGGGGTGCTGCAGATCACGGCCACGCCCGGTTATACGTTCTCATCCGCGCAAGAAGACTTCGTCCGCAACATTTGTGAAAGCGCTGGCCATGCGATTGAAAACTCCAGTCTGTATAACCAGTCGCATCGGCTGATCCGCGATCTCCAGCTTGTCAACGAAGTGTCGAAGAAACTGACAGGGCGGCTGACCTTCATGGAGATGAAAACCTATCTGGCCGAACAACTCAATGCCGCCTTCGAGCCGGAAGAGATGGCATTCGTCTACTACGACAGACGGAAGGAGCCTGTCTTGCTGGATACGACAACAGATTATTTCCTGACCGCGGCCGGCAGCCGGTATTTGGAATATGCGGAAAAACGTCTGGCTGCAGAACAGGATGCAGTCTTCATAGCAGATCTCCAGCCGGGCGATATTGACGGTTTTTCACCATACCGGGCACTCATCATCGCTCCGATCATCATATCGGAAGCGGTGGCCGGATATACCGTGCTCATGCATACAGAAACGTATCACTTTTCGTTCGATGACTTCAAACTGGTGAAAGCGATCATGTCCCATTCGTCACTTGCGCTGTCCAACTTGATCCTGCGGGACAAACTTCAGGAACTGGCCAACAAAGACCAGCTGACGGACCTCTATGCACGCGGGTATCTGGACCGTCATATGTCCGAATCGTTTACGGACGGGGTAGGCGGTGCGTTCCTTCTGATTGATGTGGATGATTTTAAAAAGGTCAATGATTCTCATGGTCATGCGGTGGGAGATCGGGTGCTCATCCAGACGGCAGAAGTGCTGCAGGCGGCAATTCCGGATAGTGCCATTGCAGGCAGGTGGGGCGGCGAGGAATTCGCCGTGTTCCTGCCGGGCGCGGATCTCAAGGATGGGAAAGAAACGGCAGAGCGGCTCCTTGTCAAAATGCCTGCCTGCACAGATCCGTCAGTCACCATTTCAATCGGCGTCAGTGTCTGGAAACCATCCGCCAGCCGTGAAACGTATCAGCAGCTGTTCCAGAATACCGATGAAGCACTGTATGCAGCGAAAACAGGCGGCAAGAACAGGATTGTCATCAACGAACAGATACTCGCCGAGTAA
- a CDS encoding PLP-dependent transferase, giving the protein MKKVHKDTEAIHTGYTSGQHHDSLAVPLYQTSTFTFDTAEQGARRFAGEEEGGIYSRLGNPTVRVLEERMTALEKGAGTLAFGSGMAAVSTILTHLTKSGDHIVCSRGIYGCTFGLLGIMEEKYAISHTLTAMRTEEEIEAAVTPETVCLYIESPINPTTELVDLRAAAAVAERHGLKVVVDNTFASPYLQNPIEFGADFVLHSATKYINGHGDVIAGLLTGRNEEDIQQIRGTVQKDYGGIISPFDAWLLIRGLKTLPLRMQRHTENAGKLTEFLKSQDMVEDIFYPFDDLNPQADLARQQMTAGGGLVSFTIKGGQPAAQLFMNQLKLIKIAVSLGDAETLIQHPATMTHSGVPEQERVLMGIGDGLLRLSAGLEDADDLIADLSQAFRAASACEQVN; this is encoded by the coding sequence ATGAAGAAAGTGCACAAAGACACAGAGGCGATCCATACCGGTTATACCAGCGGACAGCATCACGACAGCCTGGCAGTTCCGCTCTATCAGACGTCCACCTTCACGTTCGACACAGCAGAACAGGGCGCGCGGCGTTTTGCGGGTGAAGAGGAGGGCGGGATCTACTCAAGACTCGGCAATCCGACAGTGCGTGTGCTGGAAGAACGGATGACGGCTCTCGAAAAAGGAGCCGGGACACTTGCGTTCGGCTCCGGGATGGCAGCTGTCAGCACCATCCTGACGCATCTTACGAAAAGCGGCGACCACATCGTCTGCTCCCGTGGGATCTACGGCTGTACATTCGGGCTGCTCGGCATCATGGAAGAGAAGTATGCCATCAGCCATACATTGACAGCGATGCGCACGGAAGAAGAGATCGAAGCGGCTGTGACACCCGAGACGGTCTGCCTGTACATTGAATCGCCCATCAATCCGACAACGGAACTCGTCGACTTGCGGGCAGCCGCCGCTGTCGCAGAGCGGCATGGACTGAAGGTGGTTGTGGATAATACCTTCGCGTCCCCCTATCTTCAGAATCCGATTGAATTCGGTGCCGATTTCGTACTTCATAGCGCCACGAAATATATTAACGGACACGGGGATGTGATTGCAGGGCTTCTGACCGGCCGGAACGAAGAGGACATCCAGCAGATCCGCGGCACGGTCCAGAAAGATTACGGCGGAATCATATCGCCATTCGATGCCTGGCTGCTCATCAGGGGGCTGAAAACACTGCCCCTGCGCATGCAGCGTCACACGGAAAACGCAGGAAAGCTGACAGAATTCCTGAAAAGTCAGGACATGGTGGAAGACATCTTCTATCCGTTCGATGACCTGAATCCACAGGCCGATCTGGCGAGACAGCAGATGACGGCAGGCGGAGGTCTCGTCTCCTTCACCATCAAAGGCGGACAGCCGGCAGCCCAGCTGTTCATGAACCAGCTGAAGCTCATCAAGATCGCCGTCAGTCTCGGGGATGCTGAAACGCTCATCCAGCACCCAGCCACTATGACGCATTCCGGGGTCCCTGAACAGGAACGGGTCCTTATGGGAATCGGGGATGGTCTGCTCCGGCTGTCTGCGGGACTTGAAGATGCGGATGACCTGATTGCAGACCTTTCACAGGCATTCCGGGCAGCCTCGGCCTGCGAGCAAGTGAACTGA
- a CDS encoding cysteine desulfurase family protein codes for MIYLDNSATTAPDEDVLRTFTEASRTYYGNPASLHQAGTRADQLLQNARKQVARLAGDDESEVVFTSGGTESNNLAILGYAKKYRYRGNHIITTEIEHDSVRKACRSLEEDGFEVDWLAVDEQGVISLDELKRKLRPDTILVSIMHVNNEIGSVQPLAQCAQIIRERSRAIFHSDCVQSAGKLALPFPRYADAITLSGHKIHGLKGTGCLLAKPSRLPEAISYGGGQEDGLRSGTVNVAGAAAFAKAFRLATAEPSADHMRNWTAAMHDGLKNEPRLRILSSPDGAPHIFSMAFKGLTGEVAVNYFQENGIYVSTSSACSSKSSRTSHVIEAVGVPEEYRKGAVRISFGRSNSAADAERVIEVTKEFLEMTKKGMKQHDME; via the coding sequence ATGATCTATTTGGACAATAGCGCAACAACTGCACCCGACGAGGATGTACTGAGGACGTTCACGGAAGCGAGCCGGACTTACTATGGAAATCCGGCATCACTCCATCAGGCTGGGACCAGGGCCGATCAGCTTCTGCAGAATGCACGGAAACAAGTTGCCCGTCTTGCAGGAGATGACGAAAGCGAAGTGGTTTTCACATCGGGCGGCACGGAGTCGAACAATCTTGCCATCCTCGGCTACGCGAAAAAATACCGCTATCGGGGGAACCATATCATCACAACTGAAATCGAGCATGATTCCGTCCGGAAGGCATGCCGGTCGCTGGAGGAAGACGGCTTTGAAGTGGACTGGCTGGCTGTCGACGAACAGGGAGTCATTTCGCTTGATGAATTGAAACGGAAACTCCGGCCGGATACGATCTTGGTGAGCATCATGCATGTCAATAACGAAATCGGATCTGTGCAGCCGCTGGCACAATGCGCACAGATCATCCGGGAACGGTCCCGCGCGATTTTCCATTCGGATTGTGTGCAGAGTGCAGGGAAATTGGCGCTGCCTTTCCCTCGCTATGCCGATGCCATCACACTTTCCGGACATAAGATACACGGTCTGAAAGGGACGGGATGCCTTCTAGCTAAACCATCCAGGCTGCCGGAGGCGATTTCATACGGAGGCGGACAGGAGGACGGATTGCGGAGTGGTACTGTCAATGTCGCCGGGGCAGCGGCGTTTGCGAAAGCATTCCGCCTTGCAACAGCGGAACCGTCAGCGGATCATATGCGAAACTGGACGGCCGCGATGCATGACGGACTGAAGAATGAACCGCGGCTTCGTATCCTGTCATCGCCGGACGGGGCGCCGCACATTTTTTCGATGGCATTCAAAGGTCTGACCGGCGAAGTGGCTGTAAACTACTTCCAGGAAAACGGCATATACGTCTCCACTTCAAGCGCCTGTTCGTCCAAATCGTCCAGGACCAGCCATGTCATCGAAGCGGTGGGTGTCCCGGAAGAGTACAGGAAAGGTGCTGTACGGATCAGTTTCGGCCGTTCCAACAGTGCAGCAGACGCAGAGCGTGTTATAGAAGTGACGAAAGAATTTTTAGAGATGACGAAGAAAGGGATGAAACAGCATGATATGGAGTGA
- the tyrS gene encoding tyrosine--tRNA ligase, which yields MTGNLVEDLKWRGLLYQQTDEEGMQKLLEEEKISLYCGVDPTADSMHIGHIVPLLTLRRFQLHGHRPILLIGGATGMIGDPSFRADERQLQTEEQVDRNVQGLKVQLERLFDFTDENGARLVNNKDWMGPMSAIAFLRDYGKLLNINYMLGKENVASRLETGLSFTEFTYMLIQGIDFNHLYDHYGCRVQIGGSDQWGNITTGLEVIRKTHDEEAKAYGITIPLVTKSDGTKFGKTAGGAVWLDAAKTSPYEFYQFWVNTADADVIHYLKIFTFLEREQIEALERSVQEEAHLRKAQKTLAEEMTRLIHGQDALDQAIRISAALFSGDLKKLTASEMKDAFKDVPTFEVEKAEHNIVELLVAAGISPSKRQAREDVANGAISLNGDKVMDTEYTVGSDDRLEDAFAIVRRGKKKYTMISFN from the coding sequence ATGACAGGAAATCTGGTAGAAGATCTGAAATGGAGAGGACTGCTGTACCAGCAGACCGATGAGGAAGGGATGCAAAAACTGCTGGAGGAAGAGAAGATATCCCTGTATTGCGGAGTCGATCCGACAGCGGACAGCATGCATATCGGGCATATCGTTCCGCTTTTGACGCTGCGGCGCTTCCAGCTGCACGGGCACCGTCCGATCCTGCTGATCGGCGGAGCGACCGGGATGATCGGGGACCCGTCGTTCCGTGCCGATGAACGTCAGCTGCAGACTGAAGAACAGGTCGATAGAAATGTCCAGGGGCTGAAGGTCCAGCTAGAGCGGCTGTTCGACTTCACGGATGAAAACGGGGCACGCCTCGTGAACAACAAAGACTGGATGGGGCCGATGAGTGCCATCGCATTCTTGCGTGACTACGGGAAATTGCTCAATATCAACTACATGCTCGGCAAAGAGAACGTCGCGTCCCGTCTGGAAACCGGGCTTTCCTTCACCGAGTTCACGTACATGCTCATCCAAGGGATCGACTTTAATCATCTGTACGATCACTACGGCTGCCGCGTTCAGATCGGCGGATCGGACCAATGGGGCAATATCACGACGGGGCTTGAGGTCATCCGGAAAACGCATGACGAAGAGGCGAAAGCATACGGCATCACCATTCCGCTTGTGACGAAATCCGACGGTACGAAATTCGGGAAGACAGCGGGCGGCGCAGTATGGCTCGACGCAGCGAAAACGTCACCGTACGAGTTCTACCAGTTCTGGGTGAACACAGCAGACGCGGACGTCATCCATTACTTGAAGATCTTCACGTTCCTGGAACGTGAGCAGATCGAAGCATTGGAACGTTCGGTGCAGGAAGAGGCACACTTGCGGAAAGCGCAGAAGACACTCGCAGAAGAGATGACACGGCTCATCCATGGGCAGGATGCGCTGGACCAGGCAATCCGGATTTCGGCAGCGCTCTTCAGCGGTGATCTGAAAAAGCTGACCGCCTCCGAGATGAAAGATGCGTTCAAGGACGTACCGACGTTTGAAGTGGAGAAAGCGGAACACAATATCGTCGAGCTGCTCGTAGCAGCCGGCATCTCACCATCCAAGCGGCAGGCACGCGAAGATGTTGCGAACGGCGCCATCTCGCTGAATGGCGACAAAGTGATGGACACCGAGTACACGGTCGGTTCCGATGACCGGCTGGAAGACGCATTCGCAATTGTGCGGCGGGGCAAAAAGAAATATACGATGATCTCATTCAATTGA
- a CDS encoding GAF domain-containing protein → MFMGIEYSKDLSEAYTQLSDQLNLLLDGEPNRIANLSNASALLSNFLDRTNWTGFYLMEEGELVLGPFQGLPACIRIAVGKGVCGTAAEKQETIVVEDVNAFPGHIACDAASQSEIVVPLVKDGQLIGVLDIDSPETGRFSDEDRAGIEKFAATLLRHI, encoded by the coding sequence ATGTTCATGGGAATCGAGTATTCAAAGGATCTATCAGAGGCATATACGCAGCTGTCGGACCAGCTGAACCTGCTGCTGGACGGCGAGCCGAACAGGATTGCCAACTTAAGCAACGCCTCCGCTTTGCTCAGCAATTTCCTGGACCGCACCAATTGGACCGGATTTTACTTGATGGAAGAAGGCGAATTGGTGCTCGGGCCGTTCCAGGGACTGCCGGCATGCATCCGTATCGCCGTCGGCAAGGGAGTGTGCGGCACGGCCGCAGAAAAACAGGAGACGATTGTCGTCGAGGATGTTAATGCATTTCCGGGTCATATCGCATGTGATGCTGCGTCCCAGTCGGAAATTGTCGTGCCGCTCGTCAAAGATGGCCAGCTGATCGGCGTGCTGGATATCGACAGCCCTGAAACCGGACGCTTTTCCGATGAGGACCGGGCCGGCATCGAGAAATTCGCCGCCACCCTTCTGCGTCATATTTAA
- the ezrA gene encoding septation ring formation regulator EzrA — protein MVNYFIIPVIIIIVLAVAIFVLRRRHIQEISKLEHEKLQIQHEPIFEEMTKVKQLNMTGETEEKFERWRSEWTEVVDVLVPQIDSLLFDTEEMVDRFRFKKAGHIEKEIAQKLTVCEERKNSILKELNELIGSEEKNRVEMDELKEQYREARKAILARPHSFGRAVPALEKELEYFQPAFEEYDDLTANGNYLQARENVIAVTAKADHLFPLVETIPALLGELQTKLPATIRELRNGVGEMEDDGYYVGHLDLTHYLKGIETEIEDLLQQVEHLEIEPVEQRLAEIDEQIDGFYAALEEEVRERQYVELTYEDTARRLSDVHMLAKEVSDEALYVQQSYRLDEKEAEIPKQFTRDLAEASDRFDMMTSQGEEGAAAFTALAQHIREVNEVLDRVGEQAAEFKERMKNLRTEEISVRKRLEQLAYKLQTVERSLQKANIPGIPEDIEVRLEEADEQLFIVQNGLEEVPLNMALVEEYIAHAEKEVDESILKINEMLENALLTERIIQYGNRYRASHPAMHARLLEAEIAFRQFRYAKALEEAATAVEDVEPGAMKRIQDYMQEQVH, from the coding sequence ATGGTGAACTACTTCATCATTCCAGTCATCATCATAATAGTGCTGGCGGTTGCCATATTTGTGCTGAGACGGAGACATATCCAGGAAATCAGTAAGCTGGAGCATGAAAAACTGCAAATCCAACATGAACCGATATTTGAAGAAATGACAAAAGTGAAACAGCTGAATATGACAGGCGAAACCGAAGAGAAGTTCGAGCGGTGGCGCAGCGAGTGGACAGAAGTCGTCGACGTCCTCGTCCCGCAGATCGATTCCCTGTTATTCGATACCGAAGAGATGGTGGACCGGTTCCGGTTCAAGAAGGCCGGCCATATCGAAAAAGAGATCGCACAGAAGCTGACAGTATGCGAAGAGCGTAAAAACTCGATTCTGAAGGAACTGAACGAGCTGATCGGCAGCGAAGAGAAGAACCGGGTCGAGATGGATGAACTGAAAGAGCAGTACCGGGAAGCCCGCAAAGCGATCCTTGCCCGGCCGCATTCCTTTGGACGGGCGGTGCCGGCCCTCGAAAAGGAGCTTGAGTACTTCCAGCCCGCGTTCGAGGAATACGATGACTTGACGGCTAATGGGAACTACTTGCAGGCACGCGAGAATGTGATCGCTGTCACTGCGAAAGCGGATCATCTGTTCCCTCTTGTTGAAACCATTCCGGCGCTGCTGGGCGAACTGCAGACGAAACTGCCGGCGACGATCCGTGAACTTCGGAACGGAGTCGGGGAGATGGAGGACGATGGCTATTATGTGGGCCATCTGGATCTCACCCACTATCTGAAAGGTATCGAGACGGAAATCGAAGACCTGCTTCAGCAGGTCGAACATCTGGAAATCGAGCCGGTCGAGCAGCGTCTTGCGGAAATCGATGAACAGATCGATGGATTCTATGCAGCACTGGAGGAAGAAGTGAGGGAGCGGCAGTACGTTGAACTTACGTACGAAGACACAGCACGAAGACTGTCTGATGTACACATGCTCGCAAAGGAAGTTTCCGATGAGGCGCTCTATGTGCAGCAGAGCTACCGTCTCGACGAAAAGGAAGCAGAGATACCGAAGCAGTTCACCCGTGACCTGGCAGAAGCATCTGACCGTTTTGACATGATGACCAGCCAGGGGGAAGAAGGGGCCGCAGCCTTCACGGCGCTGGCACAGCATATACGAGAAGTGAATGAAGTGCTCGATCGTGTCGGCGAGCAAGCCGCCGAGTTCAAGGAACGGATGAAAAACCTCCGGACCGAGGAAATCAGCGTGCGGAAACGTCTTGAACAGCTGGCCTACAAACTGCAGACTGTCGAGCGCAGCCTGCAGAAAGCGAATATCCCCGGAATTCCGGAAGATATCGAAGTCCGTCTGGAAGAAGCGGATGAGCAGCTGTTCATCGTCCAGAACGGTCTTGAAGAAGTGCCGCTGAATATGGCGCTTGTCGAAGAGTATATTGCGCATGCCGAAAAAGAGGTGGATGAGTCCATCTTGAAGATCAACGAGATGCTGGAGAACGCCCTTCTGACAGAACGGATCATCCAATACGGCAACCGGTATCGTGCATCCCATCCTGCGATGCATGCACGTCTCCTGGAAGCGGAAATAGCATTCCGTCAGTTCCGGTATGCAAAAGCGCTGGAAGAAGCGGCAACAGCTGTCGAGGACGTCGAACCGGGAGCGATGAAACGGATACAGGACTATATGCAGGAACAAGTTCACTAA
- a CDS encoding alpha/beta-type small acid-soluble spore protein, with amino-acid sequence MTNSNNGNSNQLLVPGVQQALDQMKYEIASEFGVQLGADASSRANGSVGGEITKRLVRQAQEQMKGF; translated from the coding sequence ATGACAAACTCAAACAACGGCAACTCAAACCAACTTCTTGTACCAGGTGTACAGCAGGCGCTTGACCAGATGAAGTATGAAATTGCTTCTGAATTCGGTGTTCAGCTTGGAGCAGACGCTTCATCGCGTGCCAACGGATCCGTCGGCGGAGAAATCACTAAGCGATTGGTACGTCAAGCTCAAGAACAAATGAAGGGCTTCTAA